Proteins from a single region of Primulina tabacum isolate GXHZ01 chromosome 5, ASM2559414v2, whole genome shotgun sequence:
- the LOC142547570 gene encoding zinc finger CCCH domain-containing protein 42: protein MNPLTLVKRIQNINQKEATLGISEGASWHAKYKDSAYVYVGGLPFDLTEGDLLAVFAQYGEIVDVNLVRDKGTGKSKGFAFIAYEDQRSTNLAVDNLNAAQILGRTVRVDHVTKYKKLEEEDEETRQQKREERGVCRAFQKGECKYGDSCKFSHDEHRAANTGWGAEEDRHSKRGHDKFEGSGKGDRSAPRGEGHRSNKDLPNSRPKSHDTDREMSYKGTGTNAKDFGRRYVDERRENETRQKNEHRNLNIDRRQMSRDEHNDRNDKRSKKYESESHRREEHNGMERDKRSIGDRDVTRYRHRRDEEEPRSR, encoded by the exons ATGAACCCTTTGACATTGGTGAAACGAATTCAGAACATCAACCAGAAAGAAGCAACTCTTGGCATCTCGGAAGGGGCCTCTTGGCATGCTAAATATAAAGACTCTGCTTATGTTTATGTTGGCGGCCTCCCATTTGATCTAACTGAAGGGGATCTCCTTGCTGTCTTTGCACA GTACGGGGAAATTGTTGATGTTAACTTAGTCAGGGACAAAGGCACTGGAAAATCCAAAGGGTTTGCTTTTATTGCCTATGAGGATCAAAGAAGTACAAATCTTGCTGTAG ATAATCTAAATGCAGCTCAAATTTTGGGTCGAACAGTGAGAGTTGATCATGTGACTAAATACAAAAAACTCGAGGAAGAGGATGAGGAAACCAGGCAGCAGAAGCGGGAGGAACGAGGTGTATGCCGTGCTTTTCAGAAAGGAGAATGCAAGTACGGAGATAGCTGTAAATTTTCTCATGATGAGCAT cGAGCTGCAAATACAGGCTGGGGTGCTGAGGAGGATAGACATTCAAAACGGGGCCACGATAAGTTTGAGGGTTCGGGAAAGGGTGATAGATCCGCCCCTCGGGGAGAAGGGCACAGAAGTAACAAAGATTTGCCGAACTCTCGACCAAAAAGCCATGATACAGACCGAGAAATGTCTTACAAAGGCACTGGAACAAATGCAAAGGATTTCGGAAGAAGATATGTGGATGAACGGAGAGAGAATGAAACAAGACAGAAGAATGAACACCGTAACCTAAATATTGATAGAAGGCAGATGTCCAGGGACGAACACAATGATAGGAATGATAAGAGATCGAAGAAATATGAGTCTGAATCCCATCGCAGAGAAGAGCACAATGGCATGGAACGGGACAAAAGGTCAATTGGTGATAGAGATGTAACTCGCTATCGTCATAGGAGGGATGAGGAGGAACCTAGATCTCGTTGA